A part of Candidatus Stoquefichus sp. SB1 genomic DNA contains:
- the pnuC gene encoding nicotinamide riboside transporter PnuC, protein MIKFFKGNMEPKKRLRMIEVIFSIGLCIASIISIGYGLFDINTNVENAQFIQSIQMTRDNDLEDYSEDNTICDVTYINGDKKLVVSYSYEDYVKLEDKTITAYEYETKNGTKLYFDHQNINNQEVQYSYKQVRANELAPLFNFGIASSILMLSILIMMLFAKQFTTYEKSWFISIMVLATIFSVVFPEESANGVNGIIIMLLYLLDTFLNILCELLISKQSRYNFLVSILVEIVEIVTCIVLMYRFATMATTLFFWLPIDIMSYINWSKHKDDEEDELTVVRKLKGYQEVLVIIGIIVWTFVIGYLISGLNIATDFYNNELLETFIIYIDACASAVGIANGLFIFFRLQEQWIAWYICAFLEAIINIISGQYVLLVLKLGYFTNTTYGYIKWSRYIKEHTTKKQAQIS, encoded by the coding sequence ATGATTAAATTTTTTAAAGGAAACATGGAACCTAAAAAAAGGTTAAGAATGATAGAAGTCATATTTTCAATTGGATTATGTATTGCTTCAATTATATCAATTGGCTATGGTTTGTTTGATATAAATACTAACGTTGAAAATGCGCAGTTTATACAAAGTATTCAAATGACAAGAGATAATGATTTAGAAGACTATAGTGAAGATAACACAATCTGTGATGTTACCTATATAAATGGTGATAAAAAACTAGTTGTATCTTATTCATATGAAGACTATGTTAAATTAGAAGATAAGACAATCACAGCATATGAATACGAAACAAAAAACGGGACAAAATTATATTTTGATCACCAAAATATAAACAATCAGGAAGTACAGTATTCCTACAAGCAAGTAAGAGCTAATGAATTAGCACCATTATTTAACTTTGGGATAGCTTCTTCAATCTTGATGTTATCCATTTTAATCATGATGTTATTTGCGAAACAATTTACGACATATGAAAAATCATGGTTTATTTCAATCATGGTTCTAGCAACAATTTTTTCCGTAGTTTTCCCAGAAGAAAGTGCTAATGGGGTAAATGGAATTATCATTATGTTACTTTATTTATTGGATACATTCTTAAATATTCTTTGTGAATTATTGATTTCTAAACAATCACGATATAATTTCCTTGTTTCAATACTAGTTGAAATTGTTGAAATTGTTACATGTATAGTACTAATGTATCGATTTGCTACAATGGCAACGACATTGTTTTTCTGGCTGCCAATTGATATTATGAGTTATATCAATTGGTCAAAACATAAAGATGATGAAGAAGATGAATTAACAGTAGTCAGAAAACTAAAAGGTTACCAGGAAGTTTTAGTGATTATTGGAATCATTGTTTGGACATTTGTCATTGGATATCTTATTAGTGGTTTAAATATTGCTACAGATTTCTACAATAATGAATTATTGGAAACATTCATTATCTATATTGATGCTTGTGCCTCGGCAGTAGGCATTGCCAATGGTTTATTTATTTTCTTTAGGTTGCAAGAACAGTGGATTGCATGGTATATTTGTGCCTTTCTTGAAGCCATTATCAATATTATTTCAGGACAATATGTTTTATTAGTTCTAAAATTAGGCTATTTTACGAATACAACATATGGTTATATCAAGTGGAGTAGGTATATTAAGGAACATACAACAAAAAAACAAGCACAAATATCGTAA
- a CDS encoding UvrD-helicase domain-containing protein, whose amino-acid sequence MVDEVVDNIFLVNAPAGSGKTTWIRQQVEQYLLQNPYDNVLCITYTNRAAEELGRDLDRKRVYFGTIHSFINDFISSFFAHSAIIDLYWEIYSDKIAEQIENIIQNSNWEESNERYKEKYGSIDLETIRSNIEYISYSEAPFTSLYRGTLGHDDLISFTRLAVDRFPVIKKKIVDKYQMIFIDEYQDTASDVLHIFYTSVAGKKSKLYLLGDKMQQIYRNYNGEFEEEFKRLNKSINLSTNYRTTPKIVSILNAIYNDEFLKQNPYEKNSDDVMAFLPKVLFSSDPEKSVLEFRKQFGDALILYLSNKSKFQNIGVEKLYDAYDNMEKYRYGRKYSAVDVLTKDDARINDVLLTFLFITDQLVRYYNQGYYGEVLRIVRKQHIYLNSEKFVIKVHSDKKKLKTQIEIITSAYNNAEMTINQFLEICCQDEFIREEIYFAIVEDSDYQFVKDVRVQEIELLTNYLNNPKISTQHGVKGESHDTVVFVAENSKNGNLPVHMSKFFELWSNIDVTLSKFDAFYYSYSKLIHMIEVGIGMKCSELKAVNYTSVANIIDDFLQSFILANSTNPYYNYLLKEKMDKYNGRKNVTNVKNCLKEGTVLGPLCAYRLFYVGCSRARRNLIIVINKTDVSEFEDKLRVKLENCGFSVE is encoded by the coding sequence ATGGTTGATGAAGTAGTAGATAATATTTTTCTTGTAAATGCTCCTGCTGGAAGTGGTAAAACAACATGGATTAGACAACAAGTTGAGCAGTATCTTTTACAAAATCCTTATGATAATGTTTTGTGTATTACATATACCAATCGTGCAGCAGAAGAATTAGGGAGAGATTTGGATAGAAAAAGAGTATACTTTGGCACAATTCATAGTTTTATTAATGATTTTATCAGTAGTTTTTTTGCTCATTCAGCAATTATTGATCTCTACTGGGAAATTTATAGTGATAAGATTGCAGAGCAAATAGAAAATATTATACAAAATAGCAATTGGGAAGAAAGTAATGAAAGATATAAAGAAAAATATGGTAGCATTGACTTAGAAACAATTCGTTCAAATATTGAATATATTTCTTATAGTGAGGCACCATTTACATCTTTGTATAGAGGAACTTTAGGTCATGATGACTTGATATCTTTCACAAGATTGGCTGTTGATAGATTTCCAGTAATAAAAAAGAAAATAGTTGATAAGTATCAAATGATATTTATTGACGAATATCAAGATACGGCATCAGATGTTCTCCATATTTTTTATACATCTGTTGCAGGTAAAAAGTCTAAGTTATATTTACTTGGTGACAAGATGCAACAAATATATAGGAATTATAACGGTGAATTTGAAGAAGAATTTAAAAGACTTAATAAATCTATAAATCTTTCTACAAACTATAGAACCACTCCTAAGATAGTCTCTATTTTGAATGCAATCTATAATGATGAGTTTTTGAAACAAAATCCGTATGAAAAAAATAGTGATGATGTTATGGCATTTTTACCTAAGGTGCTGTTTTCCTCAGATCCAGAGAAAAGTGTTCTAGAGTTTAGAAAACAATTTGGAGATGCGTTGATATTGTATTTATCTAACAAATCTAAATTTCAAAATATTGGAGTTGAAAAATTGTATGACGCTTATGATAATATGGAAAAGTATCGATATGGAAGAAAATATTCTGCTGTTGATGTATTAACAAAAGATGATGCAAGAATTAATGATGTATTGCTTACATTTTTATTTATTACAGATCAATTAGTTAGATACTATAATCAGGGATATTATGGTGAAGTTCTTAGAATTGTTCGCAAACAGCACATTTATTTAAATTCTGAAAAATTTGTAATTAAAGTGCATTCGGATAAGAAAAAACTAAAAACTCAAATAGAGATAATTACTAGTGCATATAATAATGCAGAAATGACAATTAATCAGTTTTTGGAAATATGTTGTCAGGATGAGTTTATTAGAGAAGAGATATATTTTGCTATTGTTGAAGATTCAGATTATCAGTTTGTAAAGGATGTAAGAGTTCAGGAAATAGAATTACTTACAAATTATTTAAACAATCCAAAAATATCTACTCAGCATGGTGTAAAGGGTGAAAGCCATGATACCGTTGTATTTGTTGCAGAAAATAGTAAAAATGGAAATCTACCTGTACATATGTCAAAGTTTTTTGAACTTTGGAGCAATATAGATGTTACATTATCTAAGTTTGATGCTTTTTATTATTCTTATAGCAAATTGATACATATGATTGAGGTGGGGATTGGAATGAAATGCTCAGAATTAAAGGCAGTCAATTATACTTCTGTAGCAAATATTATAGATGATTTCTTGCAGTCGTTTATATTAGCAAACAGCACTAATCCTTATTATAATTATCTACTTAAAGAAAAAATGGATAAGTATAATGGTAGAAAGAATGTTACTAATGTGAAAAATTGTTTAAAAGAGGGGACAGTATTAGGACCACTTTGTGCATATAGATTATTCTATGTAGGTTGTTCTCGTGCAAGAAGAAACCTTATCATAGTGATAAATAAAACAGATGTTTCAGAATTTGAAGATAAACTTCGTGTTAAATTAGAAAACTGTGGATTTAGTGTAGAATAA
- the efp gene encoding elongation factor P gives MAILAGDFKTGLTLIVDGDPCQVMDFQHVKPGKGAAILKTKMRNLKTGSIQERNFNASTKFEAANISRKDAQYSYKADSTFYFMDLETYETYELAEDQVGDNKYYIIEGSIVSLMFFDELLLSVSVPEKVELTVVETDPAIKGAPSNQTKDAVTDTGLTLRVPQFIDTGEKIVVFTTDGKYAGRA, from the coding sequence ATGGCTATATTAGCAGGTGATTTTAAAACAGGATTAACTTTGATTGTTGATGGTGATCCTTGTCAAGTTATGGATTTTCAACATGTAAAACCAGGTAAAGGAGCAGCCATCTTAAAAACAAAGATGAGAAACTTAAAAACTGGATCAATTCAAGAAAGAAACTTTAATGCTTCAACTAAGTTTGAAGCAGCAAATATTTCAAGAAAAGATGCGCAATATTCATATAAAGCAGATTCTACTTTTTATTTTATGGATCTAGAAACATATGAAACATATGAATTAGCAGAGGATCAAGTAGGGGACAATAAATATTATATTATTGAAGGTTCAATTGTTTCATTAATGTTCTTTGATGAGTTATTGTTATCAGTATCTGTTCCTGAAAAAGTAGAATTAACAGTGGTTGAAACGGATCCTGCCATCAAAGGTGCACCATCTAACCAAACAAAAGATGCAGTTACTGATACAGGGTTAACATTACGAGTTCCTCAGTTTATTGATACTGGAGAAAAAATCGTTGTGTTTACAACTGATGGAAAGTATGCGGGAAGAGCTTAA
- a CDS encoding DUF4062 domain-containing protein — MLGGRYGTINNQTEISYIEMEYDYAVTINKPIISIVL; from the coding sequence ATTTTAGGCGGTAGATATGGAACGATAAATAATCAAACAGAAATTAGTTATATTGAAATGGAATATGATTATGCTGTAACTATAAATAAACCGATTATATCAATTGTATTGTAA
- a CDS encoding methionine gamma-lyase family protein, giving the protein MILEQINPDLLTLAKESDTVLHDIYEKIDSICLTNSNRILSAFIENKVSYSDFSDINGYGNYDEGRNKIEKIFATVLGCKDALVRPQIMSGTNALYLTLSALLKNGDTMISLSGAPYDSLQEMIGISGDSTQSLKAAGVKYEQIELINDDFDDQVIVQRLKEKNVKLVEIQRSRGYSHRKSLSIAKIERIIKKIREVNDEVIIMVDNCYGELVEAKEPGHVGADIVVGSLMKNLGGGIAPTGGYVAGNQDLVYMVAERLTAPGIGKDLGANFNLNNAFFKGIFIAPNAVKNALKTAIFTAYMLEKLEYSNVSPHYDEPRTDIIQTLELKSKENLVSFTQGIQQTSPIDSFVHVLPAPMPGYPFDEVMAAGSFTQGSTIELSADAPVIEPYTLYMQGGLTFEYGKLSILLALSNMKGKLD; this is encoded by the coding sequence ATGATACTTGAACAAATAAATCCAGATCTACTTACTTTAGCTAAAGAATCTGATACAGTTTTACATGATATATACGAAAAGATTGACTCTATTTGTCTAACAAATTCTAATCGAATCTTATCCGCTTTCATTGAAAATAAAGTTTCTTACTCAGATTTTAGTGATATTAATGGTTATGGAAACTATGATGAAGGAAGAAATAAAATTGAAAAGATCTTTGCAACTGTCCTTGGCTGTAAGGATGCATTAGTACGACCTCAAATCATGAGTGGAACAAATGCTTTATACCTAACTCTTTCAGCATTATTAAAAAATGGTGATACAATGATTTCATTATCTGGTGCTCCTTACGATTCACTTCAAGAAATGATTGGGATAAGCGGAGATTCAACTCAGTCGCTAAAAGCTGCTGGAGTTAAGTATGAACAAATTGAATTAATTAATGATGATTTTGATGATCAAGTGATTGTTCAACGCTTAAAAGAAAAAAATGTTAAATTAGTTGAAATTCAAAGATCTAGAGGTTATTCGCATCGTAAATCGTTATCGATAGCAAAGATTGAACGAATCATTAAAAAGATTCGTGAAGTCAATGATGAAGTCATTATTATGGTAGATAATTGTTATGGCGAATTGGTAGAAGCCAAAGAACCAGGGCATGTTGGTGCTGATATTGTTGTTGGATCTTTAATGAAGAATCTCGGTGGTGGGATTGCACCAACTGGCGGATATGTAGCCGGTAATCAGGACTTAGTTTATATGGTTGCTGAAAGATTAACAGCTCCAGGAATCGGAAAAGATTTAGGGGCTAATTTCAATTTAAACAATGCTTTTTTTAAAGGAATCTTTATAGCTCCTAATGCTGTAAAAAACGCATTAAAGACAGCAATATTTACAGCTTATATGTTGGAAAAACTAGAATATTCAAACGTATCTCCCCACTATGATGAACCACGAACTGACATTATTCAAACATTAGAACTTAAATCTAAGGAGAATTTAGTAAGCTTTACTCAAGGCATTCAACAAACCAGTCCAATTGATTCATTTGTCCATGTTTTACCGGCTCCAATGCCAGGATATCCTTTTGATGAAGTTATGGCTGCTGGCAGCTTTACTCAAGGCAGCACAATCGAATTAAGTGCTGATGCGCCAGTTATTGAACCATATACCTTATACATGCAAGGTGGTTTAACCTTTGAGTATGGAAAATTATCTATTTTATTAGCATTATCAAACATGAAAGGGAAGTTGGATTAG
- a CDS encoding type I restriction enzyme endonuclease domain-containing protein: MSERDKDIIDRYNAGGIENKDYYKQLIQLMEELKQESERFVFKVLTEELELYDLLIRGKKINIKKEQQVKLAAKHLYTTIINKRLKLLVVDCYKDEQPKVRHTIEVALNDDLARCYGKESFNAKIDLLLNYFIDMGIQRYGWIKYA; encoded by the coding sequence ATGTCAGAACGCGATAAGGACATTATTGATAGATATAATGCAGGAGGCATTGAAAATAAAGATTATTATAAGCAATTGATTCAATTGATGGAAGAATTAAAACAAGAATCTGAAAGATTTGTATTTAAAGTTTTAACAGAAGAACTTGAATTGTATGATTTGCTGATTCGTGGTAAAAAAATTAACATAAAAAAAGAACAACAAGTTAAATTAGCAGCAAAACATCTATATACAACAATTATAAATAAGAGATTAAAATTGCTTGTAGTTGATTGCTATAAAGATGAGCAACCAAAAGTAAGGCACACTATTGAAGTTGCTTTAAATGATGATTTAGCTAGGTGTTATGGTAAAGAATCTTTTAATGCTAAGATTGACTTGTTATTGAATTACTTTATTGATATGGGGATTCAAAGATATGGATGGATTAAATATGCATAG
- a CDS encoding AAA family ATPase, with product MKLESITIENYRQFEKAKLIFDKGVTILAGANNSGKTSLVNLMKNIFVSEKLEYNVSDIPAKNIQEWVDWAYPIFHDFFIDGKTIAEVDGKLVDTIISKDESIQPHLMKTTHIKIHVSYNPEIDDIKLFADYIMDLDETKHDFYFQYNYEINRSKFVRAIINDFVKIKRRFDEIEEDKNALTDPFDEKATSNIVVKERYLKQLIAGLYVQSTIAVGYYCNRDYSSNCKFDELKEFRQLFYFCFIKASRPLDDDESDHSHMLSKQMIKMAKLDDSWNELVERLPDELLKPIQEKEIDKTVRDTSLKSLKDTIVALEKTNGGKSGELMLDMQVTEEDISDLLQRITTATYNVDGYYLGESSQGLGYSNMIYIHLQLKEYEKNVDPLKVNMFFLEEPESHMHPQMQQVFIKYLLDYYQSKMQGLITTHSNEMVRVTGISHLRVIRHAEDFKSNLYDLSLLLSELKESEELSDNELADFFDWFFEIGYSEIVFADKAIFYEGDTERLFIRKLMTLDKFKKLGQQYVAFIQVGGAYAKNYEKLIRILGIKSLIITDIDYGKEEIIITNICNSESTNDTLKHFYSIYHPTESPTAKNLYDWKEKKGNIIDNLIYICFQTDKDGYARTLEEALLNKYFSIDVSNTFKKKEWKKKRKNSKLKFSIPSKKNTKSVSDNDIVSIRDVLNSTSQNKIDFMYSVIMNGYVETMIPEYIDGGLTWLMK from the coding sequence ATGAAATTAGAAAGTATTACAATTGAAAACTATAGACAGTTTGAAAAAGCAAAATTAATTTTTGATAAAGGGGTCACTATTTTGGCAGGAGCCAACAATAGTGGGAAAACATCATTGGTTAATTTGATGAAAAATATATTTGTGAGTGAGAAACTTGAATATAATGTTTCGGATATTCCTGCAAAAAATATACAAGAATGGGTGGATTGGGCATATCCCATATTTCATGATTTCTTTATAGATGGAAAAACTATAGCAGAGGTAGATGGAAAACTTGTAGATACTATTATTTCAAAAGATGAATCTATTCAACCACACTTGATGAAAACAACCCATATTAAAATTCATGTATCATATAATCCAGAGATAGATGATATTAAATTATTTGCAGACTATATCATGGATTTGGATGAAACAAAGCATGATTTCTATTTTCAGTACAATTATGAAATAAATCGTTCAAAGTTTGTTCGAGCAATAATAAATGATTTTGTCAAAATAAAGCGTAGATTTGATGAAATCGAAGAAGATAAGAATGCTCTTACAGATCCATTTGATGAAAAAGCTACGAGCAATATTGTGGTAAAGGAACGTTATTTGAAACAATTGATTGCCGGTCTTTATGTCCAGTCAACAATAGCAGTTGGATATTATTGTAATAGAGATTATAGCAGTAATTGTAAATTTGATGAACTGAAAGAATTTAGGCAGTTATTTTATTTTTGTTTTATTAAAGCAAGTAGGCCATTAGATGATGATGAATCAGATCATTCTCATATGCTTAGTAAGCAGATGATAAAAATGGCAAAGCTTGATGACAGTTGGAATGAATTGGTTGAAAGACTTCCTGATGAATTACTTAAACCGATTCAAGAAAAAGAAATCGATAAAACAGTACGAGATACATCACTAAAATCTCTAAAAGATACAATTGTTGCTTTAGAGAAGACAAATGGTGGAAAATCTGGTGAACTTATGTTAGATATGCAAGTTACTGAGGAGGATATTAGTGATTTGCTTCAGAGGATTACTACTGCCACTTATAATGTGGATGGATATTATTTAGGTGAATCATCTCAGGGACTAGGATATAGCAATATGATTTATATTCATCTCCAATTGAAGGAATATGAAAAAAATGTTGATCCTCTTAAAGTTAATATGTTTTTCTTGGAGGAACCGGAATCCCATATGCATCCTCAGATGCAACAAGTCTTTATTAAATACTTGTTGGATTATTATCAATCAAAAATGCAGGGATTGATTACAACTCATTCCAATGAGATGGTTCGTGTTACGGGCATTTCTCATTTACGTGTTATACGCCATGCAGAAGATTTTAAAAGTAATTTATATGATTTGTCCTTGCTTCTGAGTGAACTAAAAGAATCAGAAGAGTTATCAGACAATGAATTAGCTGATTTCTTTGACTGGTTCTTTGAAATCGGTTATTCAGAAATAGTATTTGCTGATAAAGCAATTTTTTATGAAGGAGATACCGAAAGATTGTTTATTCGAAAATTAATGACATTAGATAAATTTAAAAAATTAGGTCAGCAATATGTTGCGTTTATACAAGTTGGTGGTGCATATGCAAAAAATTATGAGAAATTGATTAGAATATTAGGAATAAAATCTTTAATCATTACTGATATAGATTATGGAAAAGAAGAAATTATTATAACGAATATTTGTAATTCTGAATCAACAAATGATACATTAAAACATTTCTATTCTATTTATCATCCGACAGAATCTCCTACTGCAAAAAATCTGTATGATTGGAAAGAAAAGAAAGGTAATATAATTGATAATCTTATTTATATATGTTTTCAGACAGATAAAGATGGGTATGCTAGAACACTGGAAGAAGCGTTGCTTAATAAATATTTTTCTATAGATGTAAGTAATACATTTAAGAAAAAAGAGTGGAAGAAGAAAAGAAAGAATTCAAAACTCAAATTTTCTATTCCAAGTAAGAAAAATACGAAGTCCGTTTCAGATAACGATATTGTATCAATACGTGATGTTTTAAATTCAACATCGCAAAATAAGATAGATTTTATGTATTCTGTAATAATGAATGGTTATGTAGAAACGATGATACCGGAATATATTGATGGGGGTTTAACATGGTTGATGAAGTAG
- a CDS encoding IS3 family transposase: protein MSEEATDKENTLNISLMCRILGVKRANYYKWLQHEKSAVDKENEEIAECIREYHKKYNGLLGCRMMADRINRDYNKNYSDKRIYKIMRILGIHSIIRPERRSCIVRKYNNTARNNLKRDFNASRPNEKWVTDVTEFKYGPHNEYKLYLSAFIEFYDRTVVNYEVGDRNNNTHVFNTFDKTVKDNPQPLFHSDGGFQYTSSVFINMIKAHGMIQSMSRIHCCIDNEPMERFWRIMKCEMYHYGKHYNTKEELIKAIDD, encoded by the coding sequence ATTAGCGAAGAAGCGACAGATAAAGAGAACACACTAAATATATCACTTATGTGCAGAATACTAGGTGTAAAACGCGCAAACTACTATAAATGGCTACAACATGAAAAAAGTGCAGTAGATAAAGAAAATGAAGAAATAGCTGAATGTATCAGAGAATATCATAAAAAATATAACGGATTACTAGGCTGCCGTATGATGGCTGACAGAATCAATAGAGATTATAATAAGAATTACAGTGATAAACGTATCTATAAGATTATGAGAATATTAGGTATTCATAGTATTATTCGTCCTGAACGAAGAAGCTGCATAGTCAGAAAATACAACAACACAGCCAGGAATAATCTCAAAAGAGATTTCAATGCATCTAGGCCAAATGAAAAATGGGTGACGGATGTCACGGAATTCAAATATGGACCACATAATGAATATAAGTTATATCTAAGTGCCTTTATTGAGTTTTATGACAGAACAGTTGTCAACTATGAAGTTGGTGATCGCAATAATAACACACATGTCTTCAACACATTTGATAAGACAGTTAAAGACAATCCACAGCCTTTATTCCACAGTGATGGCGGTTTTCAATATACAAGTTCAGTTTTTATAAATATGATTAAGGCACATGGAATGATACAAAGCATGTCAAGAATTCACTGCTGCATAGATAATGAACCAATGGAAAGATTCTGGAGAATCATGAAATGTGAGATGTATCATTACGGAAAACATTACAATACAAAAGAAGAACTTATTAAGGCTATAGATGACTAG
- a CDS encoding TnpV protein, which yields MRLNFLKEHHKIIYTNMLIINTINELYKI from the coding sequence ATGAGATTGAATTTTCTCAAAGAGCATCATAAAATTATCTATACTAATATGTTAATTATTAATACGATAAATGAACTTTACAAAATATAA
- a CDS encoding SDR family NAD(P)-dependent oxidoreductase gives MNKIVLITGGAKGIGKAIALELAKQGYDIVINYLTSQKEAEELKNIIIDHYGVRCLAIAGDVSKEEQVDEMVSLIESELGGVDILINNAAIDLSNLFHLKNAEEFRKTLDINVVGAFNCSKRVYRHMIDQEYGRIINIASTNGINTYYPMCIDYDASKAALISMTHNLAFEFAPFVNVNCIAPGFIGTENELDGYDEQFLKDEVEKIMVNRYGDPQEVAYLVKFLVSKEADFINNTVIRIDGGQKGSC, from the coding sequence ATGAATAAAATTGTATTGATTACAGGGGGAGCGAAAGGAATTGGTAAAGCAATTGCTTTAGAACTAGCAAAACAAGGATATGATATTGTCATTAATTATTTAACATCTCAAAAAGAAGCTGAGGAATTAAAAAATATAATTATTGATCATTATGGAGTACGTTGCTTGGCTATTGCAGGAGATGTTTCTAAGGAAGAACAAGTAGATGAAATGGTATCTTTGATTGAATCAGAACTTGGTGGTGTTGATATTTTGATCAATAACGCGGCCATAGATTTATCAAATTTATTTCATTTAAAAAATGCTGAAGAATTCAGAAAAACATTAGATATCAATGTAGTAGGAGCATTTAATTGCAGTAAACGTGTTTATCGTCATATGATTGATCAAGAATATGGAAGAATCATTAATATCGCTTCGACCAATGGCATCAATACCTATTATCCGATGTGTATTGATTATGATGCATCTAAAGCAGCATTGATTTCTATGACACATAATCTAGCCTTTGAATTTGCACCTTTTGTTAATGTCAATTGCATTGCTCCAGGTTTCATTGGGACGGAAAATGAATTGGATGGTTATGATGAGCAATTTTTAAAAGACGAAGTTGAAAAAATCATGGTCAATCGCTATGGTGATCCTCAAGAAGTCGCTTATTTAGTGAAGTTTTTAGTAAGCAAAGAAGCTGATTTTATTAATAATACCGTCATTCGAATTGATGGTGGACAAAAAGGAAGTTGCTAA